A region from the Gossypium hirsutum isolate 1008001.06 chromosome A08, Gossypium_hirsutum_v2.1, whole genome shotgun sequence genome encodes:
- the LOC107952618 gene encoding auxin-responsive protein IAA33 — MNSFEPQRHDSLKRRWQDKRLTNINTSSRFVASPAPPYSSSAPLTLTPNPSYNRRFPCLDDDYLVSTVVPPVTVVLEGRSICQRISLHKHASYHSLAKALRQMFVDGNDDEITSENDLDLSNAVPGHLIAYEDMENDLLLAGDLNWKDFVRVAKRIRILPAKENSRKE; from the exons ATGAACAGTTTTGAACCTCAAAGACATGACTCCTTGAAAAGGAGATGGCAAGACAAAAGATTAACCAACATCAACACCTCCTCCAGATTTGTTGCTTCTCCAGCCCCACCTTACTCTTCTTCTGCTCCCTTAACCTTGACGCCTAACCCTAGTTATAACAGGCGTTTCCCTTGTCTCGACGATGATTATCTTGTCTCCACCGTCGTGCCCCCAGTGACTGTGGTGCTTGAAGGCCGTTCCATCTGTCAGCGCATCAGTCTCCATAAGCATGCAAGCTACCATAGCCTTGCAAAGGCTCTCAGGCAAATGTTCGTGGACGGAAACGACGATGAAATCACCTCCGAGAATGACCTTGATCTTTCCAATGCTGTTCCTGGTCACCTCATTGCCTATGAAGATATGGAAAACGATCTTCTTCTCGCCGGAGATCTTAACTGGAA GGATTTTGTACGCGTAGCGAAGAGAATTCGGATACTGCCAGCGAAGGAGAATTCAAGGAAAGAATGA